CCGCGCGTCCGCGAGCGCCGCCACGACCTGGTCGTGCAGCGCCGGCCGCGACCGCTGACTGGACCAGCCGTACGCGAGGTACTTGACGATCCGCAGTTTCTGGCCGGGCTCCAGACGGGTCGCCACGGTGACGCGGCCGACGTCGGGGAAGCTCTCCGCCTCCACCGACAACCGACCGGGCGCGTCGATCTCGTGCGACATCCCGGCGCCCATCCGCAACCCGCTGTGCTTGGTGCGGTGCACCAGCACCACGCGCCGGCCGTTGGACACGTGCTCCTCACCGACCAGCGGATGCCCCAGCGCCGCCGCGACGCGCGGGTCCTTGCCCAGGTCGGGCAGCGACTCGTTGGCGACCAGCTCCGACTGGACGACGATCCGCACCGGTCCCTCGACCGCCTCCACCTCGTAGCAGATCGCCGCGATCGCCCGGTGGGTCAGCGACACCAGCCGCGTCGAGGTGACCCGTACGGTGTCGTCGGCGGGGGAGCGCCACTCCACGTCGCGGGTCAGCGTCCCGGCCCGCAGGTCCAGTTTGCGTTCGTGGTGGTTGAGCCTGCCGTAGCGGACGTCGAACGGCTCGTCGTCGACCAGCAGCCTGATCAGTTTGCCGTTGGTGACGTTGATGGCCGTCTGACCGGACTCGGGGTAGCCGTAGCCGGCCTCCGCGTGCGGCAGCGGCCGCAGCTCGTAGAAGGAGTTCAGGTAGCTGCCGGGCAGCCCGTGCGGCTCGCCCTCCTCCAGGTTGCCGCGCAGCCCGATGTGGCCGTTGGACAGCGCGAACACCGACTCGCTCTGGGCGAGCCGGTCGAGGTGCAACTCCTGCTCGCGCACGCACCAGGGCTCGACGGCGTACACGGTCTGGGGGGTGTCGGGTGTCGTCATCGTTCCTCCAAGAGCTCGCCGAGATCGTCGACCACCACGTCGGCGCCCTCGGCGAGCAGCGCCGCGCCGTGCCCGCCGCCGACCCGGTCGACGCCGACGACCAGCGCGAAGCGCCCCGCCCGGCCCGCCGCGACACCCGACAGGGCGTCCTCGAGGACGGCGGCGCGGTCCGGCGGCACGTTCAGGGCGGCGGCCCCGGCCAGGAACATGTCGGGGGCGGGCTTGCCGGGCAGATCCCGCTCCTGTGCGGTGACCCCGTCGACGCGGGCGTCGAACAGGTCGGTCAGCCCGGCGACCTCGAGCACCTGCACGGTGTTGGCGCTGGACGACACCACCGCCGTCCGCATCCCGCGCGCCCGCACCGCGCGCAGGAAGCCCACCGCGTCCTCGAACACCGTGACGCCTCGCCGGTCGAGCAGCTCGAGCACCAGCGCGTTCTTGCGGGAGCCGAGGCCGTGGACGCTCTCGACGTCGGGGGGATCGCCGGGGCCGCCCTCGGGCAGCCGGATGCCCCGGGACTCCAGGAACGAGCGGGTCCCGTCCTCGCGTCTCTTGCCGTCGACGTACGGCGCGTAGTCGGTCGCCGGGTCGAACGGCACGAACGGCACGCCCTCCCGGCGCGACCACTCGCGCAGGAACCCGTCGAACATCTCCTTCCAGGCGGCCGCGTGCACGGCCGCCGTGTCCGTCAGCACTCCGTCCATGTCGAACAGGCACGCCTGCAGATCGCTGGGCAGCATCACTCTCCCTCGGGTGGGCCCACGCCCCTCGCAGTGTTACCCCGGAGTACCCCGGTCGAACGGAAGGCGTCGTAGATCACGTACAACTGGGGAGGTCGCTTCAACGGAGAGGGGATCTGCGATGGCACAGGCGCGCATCGGCGTCACCGGTCTGGCGGTCATGGGGCGCAACCTCGCCCGGAACCTGGCGCGGCACGGGCATCCGGTCGCCGTGCACAACCGCACGACGGCGCGGACCAGGGCGCTGGTCGAGGAGTTCGGGCACGAGGGCGCGTTCGTGCCGGCCGAGACGCCCGAGGAGTTCGTGGCCTCCCTGGAGCGCCCCCGCCGATTGGTGATCATGGTCAAGGCGGGCGCCCCGACCGACGCGGTGATCGACGGGTTCGCCCCGCTGCTCGAGCCCGGGGACATGATCGTGGACGGCGGAAACGCGCACTTCGCCGACACCAGGCGGCGCGAGCGGGCGCTGCGCGAGATCGGGCTGCACTTCGTCGGCGCCGGCATCTCCGGCGGTGAGGAGGGCGCGCTGAACGGCCCCAGCATCATGCCCGGCGGCTCGGTGGAGTCCTACGAGGCGCTGGGTCCGCTGTTGGAGGACATCGCCGCCACGGTCGACGGCACCCCGTGCTGCACCCACGTGGGCCCCGACGGCGCGGGCCATTTCGTCAAGATGGTCCACAACGGCATCGAGTACGCCGACATGCAACTGATCGGCGAGGCCTATGACCTGCTGCGAAACGCCTCCGGCCTGGCCCCCGCCGAGATCGCCGAGGTCTTCCGCACCTGGAACGGCGGCCGGCTGGAGTCCTACCTGATCGAGATCACCGCCGAGGTCCTCGCGCACACCGACGCCGCCACCGGCCGGCCGTTCGTCGACGTCGTCCTCGACCGGGCCGAGCAGAAGGGGACCGGCCGCTGGACCGTGCAGACCGCGCTCGACCTCGGCGTCCCCGTCGGCGGCATCGCGGAGGCCGTGTTCGCCCGCTCGGTGTCCGGCCACGCCGACCTCCGCGCCGCCTCCCGTGACCTGCCCGGCCCGGTCCCGTCCCGACTGGAGGACGCCGCCGCGTTCGCCGACGACGTGGAGAAGGCCCTGTACGCGTCCAAGATCGTCGCCTACGCCCAGGGTTTCCACCAGATCCAGGCCGGCAGCGCCGAGTACGGCTGGGACATCGACCCCGGCGCGATGGCCACCATCTGGCGGGGCGGCTGCATCATCCGCGCCCGGTTCCTCGACCGGATCCGCGCCGCCTACGACGCCGACCCCGGCACCCCTACCCTGCTCACCGACGCCCACTTCGCCGAGGCCCTCGGCGACGCCCAGGACGCCTGGCGCAAGGTCGTCGCCACGTCCGCCCGCCTGGGCGTTCCGGCCCCCGGCTTCTCCACCGCGCTGGCCTACTACGACTCCCTGCGCGCCGAACGCCTGCCCGCCGCCCTCACCCAGGCCCAACGCGACTTCTTCGGCGCCCACACCTACCGCCGCGTCGACCGCGACGGCTCGTTCCACACCCTCTGGGGAGACGACCGCACGGAGGTCACCGCCTAGGCGTACGGCCGGGCGGCGGCCCATCCACTGGGTCGACCCGGGCAGGATGGAGGGGTGACCCTCATCGATCAGTTGCCGCCCACCTCCCAAGCCGACCCCGACGCCCTGTTCGAGGCGTTCCAGAGGTGGGTCAGCGAACGCGGGATCACGCTCTATCCCGCGCAGGAGGAGGCGCTGATCGAGGTGGTGTCCGGGGCGAACGTGATCCTGTCCACGCCGACCGGGTCGGGCAAAAGCCTGGTGGCGGCGGGGGCGCACTTCGCGGCGCTCGGGCGTGATCGGGTCAGCTTCTACACCGCGCCGATCAAGGCGCTGGTGTCGGAGAAGTTCTTCGACCTGTGCGCCATGTTCGGCAACGAGAACGTCGGCATGATGACCGGGGACGCCAGCGTCAACGCCGACGCCCCGATCATCTGCTGCACGGCCGAGGTGCTGGCGAGCATCGCGCTGCGGGACGGGGCCGACGCCGACATCGGCGTCGTGATCATGGACGAGTTCCACTTCTACGCCGAGCCCGAGCGCGGTTGGGCCTGGCAGATCCCGTTGCTGGAGCTGCCGCAGGCGCAGTTCCTGCTGATGTCGGCGACGCTGGGCGACGTCACGCGTTTCGAGGCGGATCTGACCCGGCGGACCGGCCGCCCCACCGCCGTGGTCTCCTCCGTCGAACGGCCCGTCCCGCTCAAGTACGAGTACCTCACGACGCCCCTGCACGAGACGATCGAGGAGCTGCTGAGCGTTCAGAAGGCGCCCGTCTACGTCGTGCACTTCACGCAGGCGGCGGCGATGGAGCGGGCGCAGTCGCTGATGAGCGTGAACGTCTGCACCAAGGAGGAGAAGGCCCGGATCGCCGACCTGATCGGCGGCTTCCGCTTCACCACCCGGTTCGGCCGCAACCTGTCGCGTTTCGTGCGGCACGGCATCGGCGTGCACCACGCCGGGATGCTGCCCAAGTACCGGCGGCTGGTGGAGCGGCTCGCGCAGGCCGGGCTGCTCAAGGTGATCTGCGGCACCGACACCCTCGGCGTCGGCGTCAACGTGCCGATCCGCACCGTGGTGTTCACCGCGCTGAGCAAGTACGACGGGCACCGGGTGCGGCGGCTGCGGGCCCGGGAGTTCCACCAGATCGCCGGTCGGGCGGGCCGCGCCGGGTTCGACACCATCGGGTACGTGGTCGCGCAGGCCCCCGAGCACGTCGTCGAGAACGAGAAGGCCCTCGCCAAGGCGGGCGACGACCCCAAGAAGCGGCGCAAGGTCGTCCGCCGCAAGCCGCCCGAGGGGTTCGTGTCCTGGGACGAGGAGACGTTCACCAAGCTCCAGACGGCGGCGCCGGAGCCGCTGCAGTCGCGGTTCAAGGTCAGCCACGCCATGCTGCTGTCGGTGATCGCCCGGCCCGGCAACGCGTACCAGGGCATGAAGAAGCTGCTGACCGACAACCACGAGGACCGCGAACGGCAGCGCCGGCACATTTCGCAGGCCATCGCCATCTACCGGTCGCTGCTGGCCGGGGGAGTGGTGGAGCAGTTGGAGGAGCCCGACGAGGAGGGCCGGTACGCCCGCATCACCGTGAACCTCCAGGAGGACTTCGCGCTCAACCAGCCGCTGTCGACGTTCGCGCTGGCCTCGTTCGAGCTGCTGGACCAGAACTCGCCGTCGTACCCGCTGGACGTCCTGTCGGTGATCGAGGCGACGCTCGACGACCCCCGCCAGATCCTCGCCGCCCAGGAGAACAAGGCCCGCGGCGAGGCCGTGCAGCAGATGAAGTCCGACGGCATCGAGTACGAGGAGCGCATGGAGCTGCTCCAGGACGTCACCTACCCCAAGCCGCTGGAGGAGGAGCTGACGGCCGCGTACGAGATCTACCGGCGCGGCCACCCGTGGGTCGGCGACCACCCGTTGGCCCCCAAGTCGATCGTGCGGGACATGTACGAGCGGGCCATGACGTTCGTGGAGTTCGTCGGCGTCTACGAGCTGGCCCGGACCGAGGGCCTGTTGCTGCGCTACCTGTCCAGCGCCTACAAGGCCCTCCAACAGACCGTGCCCGAGTCGATCAAGACCGACGAGCTGATCGACCTCATCGAGTGGCTGGGCGAGCTGGTCCGCCAGGTCGACTCCAGCCTGCTGGACGAGTGGGAGCAGCTCGCCAACCCCAAGGACGACGACGATCCGGGCGCGGTGGTCGACTCCCCGGCCACCAGGGTCACCGCGAACACGCGGGCGTTCCGCGTGCTGGTGCGCAACGCGCTGTTCCGTCGGGTCGAGCTGGCCGCCCTGGAGCGCTACCGCGACCTGGGCGAGCTGGACCCGGAGTTCGGCGCGGACGCGTGGGCCGACGCGATGGACGCCTACTTCGAGGAGCACGACGAGCTGGGCACCGGGCCGGACGCGCGCGGACCCAAGCTCCTCACGATCGAGGAGGTCCCGGAGGAGGCGCTGTGGCGGGTCCGGCAGGCGTTCGACGACCCCGCCGGGGACCGCGACTGGGGCATCTCCGCCGAGGTCGACCTGACCGCCTCCGACGAGGAGGGCACGGCGGTGCTCCGGGTGCTGTCCGTCGACCGGCTGTGACCCGGCGGGTCAGGGCCGATGCCCGGCCCCCGTGCGCAGCTCACGGATCCGCATCGGCCCGGCCCCGCCCGGCTCCAGCGGCGGGGTGTCCATCCCGGCGCCCGCGCGCAGCCCCTCCAGGAACTCGCGGAGCGCGTCCAGCGAGGTGAGCCGGGGCGTCCAGCCCAGCTCCCGACGGGCCCGCCCGCAGTCCATGATCGGGATCTCGCGGACCAGGTCGAACAACTGCGGCGACGCGGGCACCAGCCCCAGCGTCCAGGCGACGGACAGCGCCGCGCGCACCCCGCGCGCGGGCACCGGCACCTTGCGCGCCCCGAGCAGCCCCGCCAGCTCCGTCGCCCCGACCACCGGGTCGGCGGCCAGGTTGAACGGCCCGCGCGCGTCGCCGGTGACCGCCAGCCGGTACGCCTCCCCGGCGTCGGCGGCGTGCAGCGCCTGGAACCGCAGGCCGGGGATGTCGGGGAACAGCGGCACCCTCCCCGACCGCACCAGCCGGCCCGGCAGCAGCGGCCCGGCGAACAGCCTGCGCTGCTCGGAGGCGGCCTCCCGCTTGAAGATGAACCCCGGCCGGAGCCGCACCACCCGGCACTGCGGGTTCACCACCTGGAAGCTGTCCAGCAGCCGTTCCACATAGGACTTCTCGCGGCTGTAGGCGGCGGTGGGCCGGCCGTGCGTCTGCCAGGTCTCGTCGACCGCCCGGTCCTTGGGGCCCGGCGAGTACGCGCCCACCGACGAGGCGTACACCAGCGCCGGGACCTTCGCGTCGGCCACCGCGCGGAACACCCGTGCGCTGCCCAGCGCGTTGGTCCGCCAGGTCACCATCGGGTCGTGCGTCGGCTGGAACAGCCAGGCCAGGTGGACCACCGCGTCCGCGTCGTGCAGCAGCGGGACGAGGTCGGTCTCGGTGACGTCCGCACGCGCCCATTCGGTCTTGTCGGCGCGCCAGCGGGGGACCCGCCGGGCGAGCCCGAGGATCGAGGTGACCGCCGGGTCCGCGGCCAGGGCCTGGACGGTGCTGGTGCCGACATTCCCGGTGGCGCCGACGACGACTACTCGCATTCCGCGCTCCTCAGCGGCCGACCCTGGCCATCGCCCCACTGACCAGGTCACGGGTCCGATCGGCCACGGCGACGGCCGGCCCGGTGAGCAGGTTGCGCCGGGCGCTCTCGGTGCCGGGGTGCGGATGGGTGGGGGCGGTCGCCTCGGCCGTCCTGACCGCCAGGGCCAGCGCCCGGCGCTCGGGCTCCCCGAACGCGTCGCGGACGAGGGGGAACTCGAGCCGCTCCTCGGCGTTCGCGTGACCCAGCACGGCCTCGCGCAGTTCGGTGAGCCCGCGCAGGAAGGCGGGCTCGTCCACGTCCAGTCCCTCCATCGTCGACAGCAGGACCTTGGCCTCGCGCTCCTCGCGCAGGCGCTCCTCGACGATCCGCTCCCCGTCGGACCCGGTCCGCCGGACCAGCGGGTGGACGATCTCCTCCTCCGCCGTCTCGTGGACCGCCAGCAGCCTGACCAGCCTTCGGAACGCGTCGCGGCGCTCGCGTCCGGTGGACTCCAGCACCTGGGAGAACAGGCCCCGGATCTCCTCGTGCTGACGTTGCAGCAGGTCGACCACGTCGGTCTCGGCGATCATCGGTCACTCCCCTCGTCGGTATGCGACCGCCCTACCCCTCCGACCGGGCCCCATGCGTCGCCGTGGCGCGGGCCCGCCGGTACTCGCCGGGCGTGACGCCGTGGTGGCGGCGGAACGCCAGATGGAACCCGACCGCCGAGGCGTACCCGACCCGTTCCGCGACGCCTCCGAGAGGCACGGCGGTCTCGGTGAGCAGCCGGGCCGCCTCCTGCATGCGGCGGGCGGCGAGGTGCCGGGCCGGGGCCTCGCCGACCAGCCGCCGGAACGTGGCGGCGAACGACGACCGCGACATCCCCGCCTCGCGGGCCAGCGACTCCAGCGTCCACGGCTCGGCGAACCGGGTCTGCACCGCCAGCAGGGCCCGACCGATCGACGGATGCCGCAGCGACTCCAGCGCCGGGCACTCCCCGGCCGAGCGGTGCAGGGCCACCCGCAGCGCCAGCACGAACACCAGCTCGAACGCCCGCAGCGCCACCAGCCGCCCGCCCGGCGCGTCCTGCTCCATGCCGTCGGCGAGCCGGTCCAGCGTGCCCGCCAACAGCGGCTCGCCCGCGAGCATCTCCCGGTCCAGCACCAGGACGTCCGGCAGCACACGGTAGAGAGGCGTGACCGCGGGCCCGTCGTAGTGCAGCCCGCCGCACAGCAGCTCGGTGACGGGTCCGGGCCCGTCCACGCGGACGACGCGCGCGGTGCCCGCCTCCCGCCCGGGAACGAGCGCGTCCAGCGGCATCGTCGCCCTGCCCGGCCGGTCGGCCAGCTCGTGGGGCGTGCCGTGGGGGAAGATCGCCAGGTCGCCGGGCCGCAGGACGAGAGGCTCCGACCCGGGCAGCGTCACGGTGCAGACGCCCGTCCTGACGTGGTGCAGGACGGCGCAGTTCTCCTGCCCGCCGCGGACGCCCCAGGGCGCGTGCACCGTCCACCTGCTCGCGAAGACCCCGCGCAGCCGCAGCGGGTCGAGCAACGCGTCGAGCAGGTCCCCGTCCGCGCCCGTATCGATGATCGTCATGGACGATCCTTATAGAGATGCGGATTCACGCTTATCGAACGTACCAGCCGGGTCCGGAAGGCTGAGCGTCATCGACCCTCCGACGGAAGGAACGCACGATGAGTCACCTGGTGATCGGCGCTCGGGGAGCCCAGGGCGGGGCCGTGGCGCGGCGGTTGACGGCGGACGGCCACCGGGTCCGCGGGCTGACCCGGCGGGGCGCCGGGTCCGTGCCCGGCGTGGAGTGGGTGTCAGGCGATCTGGCGGACGCCGACTCGTTGCGGGCCGCGTTCAAGGACGTCACGCACGCCTCGGTCACGCTGCCCCTCGTGTACGACGACGCCCTGCTGGACCGTTACACGCGCAACCTGATCGAGGGCGCCTCCTCCGCCGCCGATCTGAGGCTCCTCGTCCTCAACATCACCACCCGGCTCCCGGCCGTGCCCACGTCGGTGGCCCCGTTCGAGACCCGCCGCGAGGCCGCCGAGGCGGTGCTCGCCTCCGGGCTGCCCACCGTGGTGCTGCGCCCGCCGCTCTACCTGGAGAACCTGTGCGGCCCGTGGGTGGCGCCGGCGCTGGTCCGCGACGGAGTGCTCGGCTACCCGGTGCCGGAGGACCTCCCGATCGCGTGGCTGGGGCATGACGACCTCGCCGCGTTCACGGCCGCCGCCCTCGCGCGCCCGGACCTCGCCGGGACCGCGATCGACGTCGGCGGCGCGGAGGCGGTGACGGGGCCGGTGCTGGCCGCCGCGTTCACCGAGGTGCTCGGGCGTCCGGTCAGGTTCGCGTCGCGGCCGGTGGACGCGTTCGAGGCCGGGCTCGCCGAGGCGTTCGGGCCCGAGGCGGCGGCGGCCATCGCGGGTTCCTACCGCTGGATGGCCGGGCCCGGGGCCGCCGGGCTGTACGCGGCGGCGGACCCGGTGCTCGACGTGCGCCCGACGCCCCTGCGCGCCTGGATCGCCGGCCGGCCCTGGCGGGACCTCGCGGACCCCGGACGAAGCCTGGAGGGGTGAACCGAACGCGACTCGGCGGCAGGCGCCCCCGGGCGGTCCGCCGCGCGGGGATCGGTCGACCTTAGCGGCCGAGGACGCCGCTGAGGAAGAGGGCGGCCAAGGTGTCGATCACCGTCTCGAGCGGCAGCCGGGGCGAGGCGGTGCACCACTCGTGCGCCAGCGCGTTGACCGCCCCGATGAAACCGACGATCCCGAGGTGGATGCGCGGCGACACCGGGTCGCCGAGCAGCCCGGCGGTGGTGGCCGCGGTCTCCAGCAGCTCCGCCCAGCGTCGACGCCACCGGACGCGGCGCGCCTCCACCTCCGGGCTCGCCCCGACGACCTCCACGTAGGCGACGCGCGCCCAGCGCAGGTCGGCGGCGGTCACGGTGATGTAGCCGCGCAGCGCCGCCCGGACGAGCTGCTCCACGTCGACGTCCGTGCCGGGACGGCCGGATTCGGTGTCCAGGGCCTCCACGCAGACGGTGACGGCGTCGAAGGCCCGCCGGTTCACCTGGTCGTGCAGGGCGATGAGGACGGCCTCGCGGTTGGCGAACTCCTCGTAGAACTGACGGGTCGACAACCCGGCCGTGGTGCACAGCCGCTCCACCGAGGTCGCGGCGTAGCCGTCCGTCCCGAACAGCTCGAGCCCGGCCTCCAGCAGCCGGGCCCGTCGCTCCGCACGCCGTTCGGCCGCCGGGCGACCGCCGTACCGTCCCGTGGGTCCCGACCTCGCCATTCGACTCCTCTGCGGCACGTCCGAACCTCGCCCGCCGGTCAGGGAAGCCTATCGCCCGAGGTGGCCGGAGCACTCC
The DNA window shown above is from Thermomonospora umbrina and carries:
- a CDS encoding beta-phosphoglucomutase family hydrolase, which codes for MLPSDLQACLFDMDGVLTDTAAVHAAAWKEMFDGFLREWSRREGVPFVPFDPATDYAPYVDGKRREDGTRSFLESRGIRLPEGGPGDPPDVESVHGLGSRKNALVLELLDRRGVTVFEDAVGFLRAVRARGMRTAVVSSSANTVQVLEVAGLTDLFDARVDGVTAQERDLPGKPAPDMFLAGAAALNVPPDRAAVLEDALSGVAAGRAGRFALVVGVDRVGGGHGAALLAEGADVVVDDLGELLEER
- the gndA gene encoding NADP-dependent phosphogluconate dehydrogenase, translated to MAQARIGVTGLAVMGRNLARNLARHGHPVAVHNRTTARTRALVEEFGHEGAFVPAETPEEFVASLERPRRLVIMVKAGAPTDAVIDGFAPLLEPGDMIVDGGNAHFADTRRRERALREIGLHFVGAGISGGEEGALNGPSIMPGGSVESYEALGPLLEDIAATVDGTPCCTHVGPDGAGHFVKMVHNGIEYADMQLIGEAYDLLRNASGLAPAEIAEVFRTWNGGRLESYLIEITAEVLAHTDAATGRPFVDVVLDRAEQKGTGRWTVQTALDLGVPVGGIAEAVFARSVSGHADLRAASRDLPGPVPSRLEDAAAFADDVEKALYASKIVAYAQGFHQIQAGSAEYGWDIDPGAMATIWRGGCIIRARFLDRIRAAYDADPGTPTLLTDAHFAEALGDAQDAWRKVVATSARLGVPAPGFSTALAYYDSLRAERLPAALTQAQRDFFGAHTYRRVDRDGSFHTLWGDDRTEVTA
- a CDS encoding DEAD/DEAH box helicase — encoded protein: MTLIDQLPPTSQADPDALFEAFQRWVSERGITLYPAQEEALIEVVSGANVILSTPTGSGKSLVAAGAHFAALGRDRVSFYTAPIKALVSEKFFDLCAMFGNENVGMMTGDASVNADAPIICCTAEVLASIALRDGADADIGVVIMDEFHFYAEPERGWAWQIPLLELPQAQFLLMSATLGDVTRFEADLTRRTGRPTAVVSSVERPVPLKYEYLTTPLHETIEELLSVQKAPVYVVHFTQAAAMERAQSLMSVNVCTKEEKARIADLIGGFRFTTRFGRNLSRFVRHGIGVHHAGMLPKYRRLVERLAQAGLLKVICGTDTLGVGVNVPIRTVVFTALSKYDGHRVRRLRAREFHQIAGRAGRAGFDTIGYVVAQAPEHVVENEKALAKAGDDPKKRRKVVRRKPPEGFVSWDEETFTKLQTAAPEPLQSRFKVSHAMLLSVIARPGNAYQGMKKLLTDNHEDRERQRRHISQAIAIYRSLLAGGVVEQLEEPDEEGRYARITVNLQEDFALNQPLSTFALASFELLDQNSPSYPLDVLSVIEATLDDPRQILAAQENKARGEAVQQMKSDGIEYEERMELLQDVTYPKPLEEELTAAYEIYRRGHPWVGDHPLAPKSIVRDMYERAMTFVEFVGVYELARTEGLLLRYLSSAYKALQQTVPESIKTDELIDLIEWLGELVRQVDSSLLDEWEQLANPKDDDDPGAVVDSPATRVTANTRAFRVLVRNALFRRVELAALERYRDLGELDPEFGADAWADAMDAYFEEHDELGTGPDARGPKLLTIEEVPEEALWRVRQAFDDPAGDRDWGISAEVDLTASDEEGTAVLRVLSVDRL
- a CDS encoding NAD-dependent epimerase/dehydratase family protein; translated protein: MRVVVVGATGNVGTSTVQALAADPAVTSILGLARRVPRWRADKTEWARADVTETDLVPLLHDADAVVHLAWLFQPTHDPMVTWRTNALGSARVFRAVADAKVPALVYASSVGAYSPGPKDRAVDETWQTHGRPTAAYSREKSYVERLLDSFQVVNPQCRVVRLRPGFIFKREAASEQRRLFAGPLLPGRLVRSGRVPLFPDIPGLRFQALHAADAGEAYRLAVTGDARGPFNLAADPVVGATELAGLLGARKVPVPARGVRAALSVAWTLGLVPASPQLFDLVREIPIMDCGRARRELGWTPRLTSLDALREFLEGLRAGAGMDTPPLEPGGAGPMRIRELRTGAGHRP
- a CDS encoding hemerythrin domain-containing protein, whose amino-acid sequence is MIAETDVVDLLQRQHEEIRGLFSQVLESTGRERRDAFRRLVRLLAVHETAEEEIVHPLVRRTGSDGERIVEERLREEREAKVLLSTMEGLDVDEPAFLRGLTELREAVLGHANAEERLEFPLVRDAFGEPERRALALAVRTAEATAPTHPHPGTESARRNLLTGPAVAVADRTRDLVSGAMARVGR
- a CDS encoding AraC family transcriptional regulator, with amino-acid sequence MTIIDTGADGDLLDALLDPLRLRGVFASRWTVHAPWGVRGGQENCAVLHHVRTGVCTVTLPGSEPLVLRPGDLAIFPHGTPHELADRPGRATMPLDALVPGREAGTARVVRVDGPGPVTELLCGGLHYDGPAVTPLYRVLPDVLVLDREMLAGEPLLAGTLDRLADGMEQDAPGGRLVALRAFELVFVLALRVALHRSAGECPALESLRHPSIGRALLAVQTRFAEPWTLESLAREAGMSRSSFAATFRRLVGEAPARHLAARRMQEAARLLTETAVPLGGVAERVGYASAVGFHLAFRRHHGVTPGEYRRARATATHGARSEG
- a CDS encoding NmrA family NAD(P)-binding protein codes for the protein MSHLVIGARGAQGGAVARRLTADGHRVRGLTRRGAGSVPGVEWVSGDLADADSLRAAFKDVTHASVTLPLVYDDALLDRYTRNLIEGASSAADLRLLVLNITTRLPAVPTSVAPFETRREAAEAVLASGLPTVVLRPPLYLENLCGPWVAPALVRDGVLGYPVPEDLPIAWLGHDDLAAFTAAALARPDLAGTAIDVGGAEAVTGPVLAAAFTEVLGRPVRFASRPVDAFEAGLAEAFGPEAAAAIAGSYRWMAGPGAAGLYAAADPVLDVRPTPLRAWIAGRPWRDLADPGRSLEG
- a CDS encoding TetR/AcrR family transcriptional regulator; translation: MARSGPTGRYGGRPAAERRAERRARLLEAGLELFGTDGYAATSVERLCTTAGLSTRQFYEEFANREAVLIALHDQVNRRAFDAVTVCVEALDTESGRPGTDVDVEQLVRAALRGYITVTAADLRWARVAYVEVVGASPEVEARRVRWRRRWAELLETAATTAGLLGDPVSPRIHLGIVGFIGAVNALAHEWCTASPRLPLETVIDTLAALFLSGVLGR